The Methylobacterium currus genome contains a region encoding:
- a CDS encoding metallothionein: MTSTTAETVKCACEDCVCVVPVAKAVSRDGKAFCCEECAEGHPHHAGCDHAGCTCHG, encoded by the coding sequence ATGACCAGCACCACCGCCGAGACCGTGAAATGCGCCTGCGAGGACTGCGTCTGCGTGGTCCCGGTGGCGAAGGCCGTGTCCCGCGACGGCAAGGCCTTCTGCTGCGAGGAATGCGCCGAGGGCCACCCCCACCACGCCGGCTGCGACCACGCCGGCTGCACCTGCCACGGCTGA